One Clupea harengus chromosome 11, Ch_v2.0.2, whole genome shotgun sequence DNA window includes the following coding sequences:
- the gask1a gene encoding uncharacterized protein gask1a, giving the protein MALRSLLKTCVKRRSVVTFLAVFTLSVVLINTIPLFPKETMRLPPRGLKVTIKKRFPEGIENTVLDYPLALSGHSGTWKHSHLEKNAKHIFLTYHQKQRGVGVSKDIGNKKIHLDSIEEFAPAKTKERLSNRGKTHSLRSTFLENKLVSGNKAILVKQPLSHSIKSPVISQTAATEEDSPKSTKECKQKSSQGGGGHASVAVGEPEVAQQTVRELSGEETTREGNEQGFWERLPHSLTGKESIPREQMEGGKSGLCQISNDNWNESTPESLPWLSTDDVKKLAFLSGTAVLNKARIPGHGQVLQVALGALAAGDTDTVLNHKQHCQLGLCALIKRPSDWFEVLAFHLDRVLGLNRSLPSALRNFKSKLLPYRYISGTARPIVWWDPGIQHLVEMDNDQNSFPLSWPQYQKVLQSRCGAGVSLNVTPCVGVHHSEWGRLALFDFLLQVRWQVSFLTFRFFFISTTFQQEDSLPVYSLGCPS; this is encoded by the exons ATG GCTCTGCGATCACTATTGAAGACCTGTGTCAAGCGACGTTCTGTGGTGACTTTCTTGGCTGTCTTCACCCTGTCTGTGGTCTTGATCAACACCATTCCCCTTTTTCCCAAGGAGACGATGAGACTCCCCCCACGCGGCCTGAAGGTGACCATCAAGAAGAGGTTTCCTGAGGGAATAGAAAACACTGTGCTTGATTATCCTCTAGCTCTCAGTGGACACAGTGGGACTTGGAAACACAGCCACTTAGAGAAGAATGCTAAGCACATCTTTCTGACTTACCACCAAAAACAGAGAGGTGTTGGTGTAAGCAAAGATattggcaataaaaaaatacatctaGATTCTATAGAAGAGTTTGCTCCAGCAAAGACCAAAGAGAGGCTCTCAAACAGAGGAAAAACTCACTCTCTTCGCTCAACCTTTCTAGAGAATAAGTTAGTCAGTGGAAACAAAGCTATCCTCGTGAAACAGCCCCTATCACATTCCATAAAATCCCCAGTCATCTCCCAGACCGCTGCAACAGAAGAGGACAGCCCTAAAAGCACTAAGGAGTGTAAGCAGAAAAGCAGCCAGGGTGGAGGTGGCCATGCCAGTGTGGCCGTGGGAGAGCCAGAGGTAGCACAGCAGACCGTAAGAGAGCTCTCGGGAGAGGAAACTACACGTGAAGGAAATGAACAAGGCTTCTGGGAGAGACTGCCACATTCCTTAACTGGAAAAGAAAGCATACCAAGAGAACAGATGGAGGGGGGGAAGTCTGGTCTGTGCCAGATATCAAATGACAACTGGAACGAGAGCACACCTGAGTCCCTGCCATGGCTAAGCACCGATGATGTGAAGAAGTTGGCATTTCTCTCCGGCACCGCAGTTCTCAACAAGGCCAGGATTCCAGGACATGGCCAGGTGCTTCAGGTAGCCCTGGGGGCCCTGGCGGCCGGAGACACGGACACAGTGCTCAACCACAAGCAGCACTGTCAGTTGGGTTTATGTGCCCTAATCAAGCGTCCTAGCGACTGGTTTGAGGTGTTGGCTTTTCACCTGGACAGGGTCCTTGGACTTAACAGAAGCCTTCCATCAGCGCTCAGGAACTTCAAAAGCAAACTGCTTCCTTACAGGTATATCAGTGGCACTGCTAGACCAATTGTTTGGTGGGATCCTGGCATTCAACACCTGGTGGAAATGGACAATGATCAAaactccttccccctctcctggcCACAGTACCAGAAGGTGCTCCAGAGTAGGTGTGGGGCAGGAGTGTCCCTGAACGTCACCCCATGTGTGGGGGTGCACCACTCAGAGTGGGGCCGCCTGGCACTCTTCGACTTCTTGCTACAGGTAAGATGGCAAGTATCATTTCTtacatttcgttttttttttatttcgacAACATTTCAACAAGAAGACTCATTGCCGGTTTATAGTCTCGGATGTCCATCCTAA
- the zgc:153896 gene encoding ectonucleotide pyrophosphatase/phosphodiesterase family member 7, with product MKSGLILVACILLGAESRPLGQGGRKGGFNKLLLISFDGFRWDYDQDVETPHFDDLVKEGVKAKYITPPMITMTSPSHFTTITGRWIEDHGVVHNMLFNATTLLKITHKKTMTRSEWWDNGPLPLWITAQNQGLKTASFYYPGGGVKYSGQAVDRAFVESYGQPDDNETEWRQNIDAVMGWYTKEDFDFVTLYFGEPDNVGHAKGPDTADRKNIIKMIDRTLGYLREAMAKHHLTDSLNVIITSDHGMTTMKNQNLDPSIDEIVISKYMSILGLVHFELLDYGGFAMIRPRPGKTQEVYDLLNNAHPNLTVYKKEEVPANFHIAKNDRIQDLVLVGDLGYNLNSRIPLHVNKGDHGFHNQEMDMKMIFRAFGPDFKKNYLAEPFDSVHTYALMCKLMGVAPAPNNGSLVHTEGMLVDDFNVIHPTPGPVVPTTPTPPGGHGEKNQMSLVLLIVLILTMSCLI from the exons ATGAAGTCAGGGTTGATATTGGTTGCTTGCATTCTTTTGGGTGCAGAAAGCAGGCCTTTAGGCCAGGGTGGGAGAAAAGGCGGCTTCAACAAGCTGTTGCTCATTTCCTTTGATGGCTTCAGATGGGATTATGACCAGGATGTGGAGACACCTCATTTTGATGATTTGGTTAAGGAAGGGGTGAAGGCAAAATACATCACTCCACCAATGATCACCATGACATCTCCCTCACACTTCACCACCATCACTG GCCGATGGATTGAGGATCATGGAGTGGTTCATAACATGCTGTTTAACGCAACGACACTCCTAAAGATCACCCATAAGAAGACAATGACGCGGTCGGAGTGGTGGGACAATGGACCCCTGCCTCTGTGGATCACAGCTCAGAATCAG GGACTTAAAACAGCATCTTTCTACTATCCTGGGGGTGGTGTCAAGTACAGTGGACAAGCAGTGGACCGAGCATTCGTTGAATCCTACGGTCAGCCAGATGACAACGAGACAGAGTGGCGTCAGAACATAGACGCAGTCATGGGCTGGTACACTAAGGAGGACTTTGACTTTGTGACTCTGTACTTTGGGGAGCCTGATAATGTGGGACATGCAAAGGGTCCAGACACTGCAGACAGAAAGAACATTATTAAAATGATCGACCGCACGCTGGGTTACCTCAGAGAGGCCATGGCCAAGCATCACCTGACAGACTCTCTCAATGTCATCATCACATCTGACCATGGCATGACCACAATGAAGAACCAGAATCTTGATCCAAGTATTGACGAGATCGTAATCTCAAAATATATGAGCATCCTGGGGCTAGTACACTTTGAACTGCTTGATTATGGTGGCTTTGCAATGATAAGACCAAGACCAGGCAAAACGCAAGAGGTTTATGATCTGCTGAACAATGCCCATCCCAATCTGACAGTGTACAAGAAAGAAGAGGTTCCTGCAAACTTTCACATAGCCAAAAATGACAGAATCCAGGACCTTGTTCTTGTGGGAGATTTAGGTTACAACTTGAATTCA AGAATTCCCTTGCATGTGAACAAAGGAGATCATGGCTTTCATAATCAGGAAATGGACATGAAGATGATCTTTCGAGCTTTTGGACCAGATTTCAAGAAAAATTACTTGGCTGAACCATTTGACAGTGTGCACACCTATGCCCTCATGTGCAAGTTAATGGGCGTGGCTCCAGCCCCAAACAACGGCTCTCTGGTCCACACCGAGGGGATGCTGGTGGATGACTTTAATGTTATTCATCCAACACCCGGCCCAGTGGTCCCCACTACTCCGACCCCTCCAG GTGGACATGGAGAGAAGAATCAGATGTCACTTGTTCTACTAATTGTGTTGATCTTAACAATGTCCTGTTTAATATAA